A window of Ornithorhynchus anatinus isolate Pmale09 chromosome 21, mOrnAna1.pri.v4, whole genome shotgun sequence genomic DNA:
AGCTGTTCTTTTTAGATCGTCTTCTTTCTCCAAAATCCTTTTCTGCAACTGTTTTGTCTCTTCTTGATGAGTTTCCAGTAGTTCAGCTTCTACCTCCTGGGCCTTACCTAGTGAAAGAAGCATGtgtgtgcacaaacacacacacacacacacacacacacacacacacaaacaatgcAAGTGTCAAGCAGTGTCAAAATAGTTTCAAAACCATTGACGGTCTAATTCTCACTTATGGAGCAACATTCACCACAGACAATTCGACAAGTCTGAGTTGAAATATATTTTGCAGTGGGAAAAGAATAGAAATGGAAAGATATCCACAATTCTATATGAATATTCCTTTGCAAAGGTCATTTTTTCTAAGTTATTTATAGTCAAATCTCAATAGTTAGAGGAAATAAGAAGAACAAGGGTAGCCGGGATAAAGACAGGTTATACGGGTTGTTCCGTTCAGTATAAGTTCAGTGTAGAAGAAGGCTAAAGGACTTGTTTTGAATTATCTATGAATTTCAAAGAAGTAGCAGTATGACAACTGgagtttctccttttccttccaggcccatCCCCGGTAGAGGTGTTAATGGGCAGGAAAGGAGAATCACAAgcaagaagagcagtgaggtctggtggatagagcatgggctcgagagtcagaaggacctgggttctaattccggctcctccagttGTCAGCTGGtgcccttagacaagtcacttcacttctctgggcctcagaaccctcatctgttaagtggggattaggactgtgagccccatcagggacagggcctgtgtacaacctgattagcctgtgtctaccccagtgttagaacagtgtgtggcacctagtaagtgcttcgcaaacactaaaaaaaaaaaaaaggaggaagtgagggcttagatggggaaggactGAAGAGTGGGTGGTGAGAAGGGTTAGTACTCGAAACATAAGGAAAGACTAaactataaaaacaaaaaaaaaatagaagagacAAAAGATGACGATAAATTTAAGAGCAGTGTGGCACTAATGTGAGAAGAGGAGAGTTTGGGGCTCCTCAGGGCTCCGTTCAAAAGCCGCGACAGTGTTCCCTGTTCTCAAAACTGAGAAAGCCACGGGCTGCTGGAGATTCCTCTCCCTTTCAGCATTAGAGAAGCTGACGGGATTCAACCAGAGGGCAGAGCTAGGGACCCTTGAATGTCCGATGAACTGGCACGACATCAGCTTAAACGGACAACCGCAGTTCTGATCTGCTCTTCACTTAACGCGCGTTCTACTTACTGATCGTTTCTTTTATGGTGGCTTCCATCTCATGTTCCTTTTGAGCCAGCTGGGTGTTAAACTCCCTCATCAGTTGCTTTACCGTGGAATTATGCTTCAGCTCCAAATCTTCCTGTTCAGTTCTGGCAAGAGCACTTAAAATGTCAGCAGGTTCAATAAAGGTGAGTTATTTGGCCTAACTCATAGATCTCTAACACTAATTACCAAAGACAAATGTGAGGTTTCTTCTGTTACGAGCATGCGCTTATTAGCATTTTCACTCAACCAAAACAACGGTGCTTAAAGTTGGATTGCTCCCAATTGTGTTTCTTAATCTAGAGCTTCTAAGAGGTTGGATcatcatcaatgggatttattgagtgcttgctgagtgcagagcactgtactaagccctcgggagagtacaatacgacagagttagtagcatgttccctacccacaaggaatttagagtctagagacaaaGGATGTGGCTAGCAGTCTTCTGGACAAAAAAGATTCAAGGCCAGAATAACCAGGCACAGTATGTAAAAGCATTCGACATCTATGgaaacttagtaataataatgctgctgtttgttaagtgcttactatgtgtcaagtaccgtactaagcactaggctcaACAAATcgatctaatttattgagcacttactatgtgtcaagcactgtgataagcactgtgctcaatcaatcaattactgagcgctttctgtatgcagagcactgtcctaggcgtttggaaagatacaggataatcagaccccACACAGGCCTCATAAGCTAAACAGGAGGGAACACAGGCactggattcccattttataagggAGGACATTGGGTCCCAGAGtagggaagtgacctgctcaaggtcacaaagcaggtacatggcggagcggggattagaccccaggtcctccgactcccaggcctgcgctctttctactaccccttcctttccaaaatcctagaacgagtcgtctacaatcgatgcctagaattccttaactcccattctctcctagaccccctccaatctggcttccgtcccctccactctaccgagactgctctctctaaagtcacccatgacctcttcttgccaaatccaatggctcctactccattctgatcctccttgacctctctgctgcctttgacactgtcgaccatcccctcctcctccataccttatctcaccttggcttcacggactctgtcctctcctggttctcctctcacctctctggccgatcattctcggtctccttcgctggagcctcctccccctcccatcctttaactgttggagttcctcaagggtcagttcttggccctcttctgttctccatttacactcactccctcggtgaactcatccgctctcacggctttgactaccatctctacgcagatgacacgcagatctacatctccgcccctgtcctctccccctcccttcgggctcgcatctcctcctgcctccgggacgtctccacctggatgtcggcccgccacctaaaactcaacatgagcgagactgagctcctcatcttccctcccaaacccggtcctctcccagacttctctatcaccgtggatggcacgaccatccttcccgtctctcaggcccgcaatctcggtgtcgtccttgactcgtccctctcgttcaccccacacatcctatccgttaccaagacctgccggtttcacctctacaatatcgccaagatccgccctttcctctccacccaaacggctaccttactattacgggctctcgttatatcccggctagactactgtgtcggccttctctctgacctcccttcctcctctctcgccccgctccggtctattcttcactccgctgcccggctcatcttcctgcagaaacgatctgggcatgtcactccccttcttaaacaactccagtggttgcctatcgacctccgctccaaacaaaaactcctcactctaggcttcaaggctctccatcaccttgccccttcctaccactcctcccttctctctttctaccgcccaccctgcaggctccgctcctctgccgcccacctcctcgccgtccctcggtctcgcctatcccgccgtcgacccctgggtcacgtcctcccgcggtcctggaacgccctccctcctcacctccgccaaagtgattctctttccctcttcaaaaccctacttaaaaatcacctcctccaagaggcgttcccagactgagctcctcttccccctctactccctctgccatcccccctttacctctccgcagctaaagcctcattttccccttttccctctgctcctccacctctcccttcccatccccacagcaccgtactcgtccgctcaactgtatatattttcgttaccctatttattttgttaatgaattgtacatcgccttgattctatttagttgccatcggtttttatgagatgttcttccccttgacgctgtttattgccattgttcttgtctgtccgtctcccccgattagactgtaagcccgtcaaacggcagggactgtctctatctgttgccgacttgttcatcccaagcgcttagtacagtgctctgcacatagtaagcgctcaataaatactattgaatgaatgaatactaggcctCGCACCTCCAATAAGGATAGGGCAAAAGACTATTAACCCTTATTATTAGTAAGAGCTCCAGGCTTTAACTTCCAGCGGACTTACTTGATTGtctcttccatttctttttcagATTCCTTTTTTATCATCTCCAGTTCTTGCTGATGCACCTTCCTCAGAGCCCGCAAGTCCTTCTGCAATTGGTTTTTCTCTTTCTGcagcttctgcttctccctctcagcATCCTCTAGCTTTGACTGCAGTTCCTTCTGCTGCTCCCCGAAACTGCTAAGCATGCCCCGAAGTTCCACCTCCGTCTTCCTGATTTCCTGGGTGCTTTCAGGAACAATTTCTGGGGGGTTCATTTTTATATCACAAGGTTTCTGAAGGGCCTGAGATTTTTCACATCTCCAAGTCCACTCCTCTACCTCGAGCCGATGGGCTTCCTTCTCACTGACTAAGCGGTCATTCAGCTCTTTGATCTTCTGTTCCATGAATTTATGGTTCCGTTCCTTTTCTTGCAGAGCTTTCTGGACGATCGTCATCAGGCTGTCCACCACCGGCTGCTCTCCAGCTCTGGAATTTCCCATTCCATCTTCTTTGGCATTCTGGGTGGCAAACAGCACATACTTCTTACTCCATTCTTCCAGTTCATTCCGGAGCCCATCCGATTCCACTTGTTGCTTCTTCTCCAGGTTTTCTATTTCCGGGAACAGCTCCTGCCTTTGATTGTGCATCCCACGTTGAGAcatgtcctcctcttccttttctctttctaatttCTGCAACAACTTATCTTTGGCCTCTAAATCTCTTTGCAACAAATGTAGTTTTTCTTCATAGATGTGTACATCGCTATTGGGAGCATCTGTTTCTTTCTGCCCTTTGGAGGCCTTCACACACTTCGTCTCCTTTGGCACTGTCACTTTTTCAAATCCTGGGGAGCTTTCATTTGCCTTAAGTTTTTCTTGGAGAGTCTGAATTTCTTTCTCACTTTCCCGTATTTTTTGATTCATCTCTTCTAACTGGTTTTCCGTCTCTTTCTTATACTGCTGCTCTTTTTTCTCCATCTGAGACCGCAACTGCTTCTTGATAGCGGCGATTTTCTGCTCCGCCTTCTTCTTCAAGTCTGCTAGTTTTGCAGCACTTTCAACATTCAGCCTCTCCTCTAGGGCCTTTAGTGCCTCTTCCTGGCTTTTCCCACTTGAATCTTTCATAGAGTCAAAGTCCCTCTGCTTCGCTTCCAGCTCAGCTTCCATCGAATCCACTTGCTTCTCAAGCCTTAAAATCTTTTCTTCGGCTCCTTTAAGCCTGTCCCGCTTTCCTTCTTGAGTGTGTTGGGGCTTGTGAACTCCTTCTTGCTGTTCGATAACCTGGGGGTGATTGTGTCTCTTCAGATCTTCCATTAGGTGTTCATTTTCGGCTGTTTTCTTGGTGACCTGCTCCTCTAATTCTGCAATTCTGGCTGTTTGGGAGGCTAACTGAGCGGCTAAGTCCCTCCCCTGAGTCTCTCTCTGGTTTTGTTCTTCCATTTCACTCTTCAGGCTCTCCAACTGCTTACTTTGTTTACTGAGATCCTCCTTCAGCAGGCTTATCTGTTTGTCTTTTTCGTCCATTTCCCTGGTTTTTAATTCTAGTTGCTTTTCTAATTCCTTCACGGTACCCTCGCTCTGCGCACAAGTGGCCTGTGCTTTCCCTTTCCATTCGGCGACTTGCATGGACCAGCTATCTACTTGTTCCAGAGCGGAAGCTTTTTCTCTGTTCAGGGTGTCGACCTTCAGAACTAAATCCTCCACTTGACTCAAAAGCGCCAGCCGATCCTCTCGGTGCTGCTCGCTGAGCAGAGCTAGGGCAGCCTCTTTCTCAGTTAAGTCAGTGCGGTTCTGAAGCTGGAGTTCGCTCACTAGTCTGTTGAGGCTGGCCACCTCCGATTTCTTTTCTTCCAGTTCCCCTCTCACTGCAGAGACAGCATCGACATGGGTGGACAGGTCTGTCCTCAGCTGCACGATGCAGGCCTCTTTCTCAGAGGCAGTCCGCTGCTGGTGACCTCCTTCCTCCCGCAGGGCTTCGTTTTCTGCCACCAGACGTTCGATGTCAGCCCTCAGGTTGATGATCTGACTCTCTTTCTCTTGCAAGTGCTTGGTGGACTGGCACAGGGTGTTGCTCGCCGCGGCCTGCTCTTCAGTGACCCTCCTGAGCTGTGCTTCCAATTCGGGAACCTGACCCACCCGTGCCAAAAGGACCTCTTTCACCTTGCTCGTCCGAGACTGACAAACGGCGAGCCTGGAGAGGACGGCTTTGATTTTGGTGTTGCTTTCAGTGAGCAGCTTCTCGGTTTCGGCATGAAAGAAGGCTTCCGTTTTCCCACAGCATGCACTGAGCTGGGCGGCCAGTTCCTCTGTCGCCTTCTGGAATTCCAGATTTTTTCCCTCTAGTTTCCTCTCATATTCCTCACAGGCGGCTCCCAGAGCCTTCAGCTTCTCATCCGAACTTTTCAATTCGTCAGACAGGTCGGAAACCCTGGTCTTGGCGTCATCTTCAAGACCCCTAAGTTCGGCAAGCCGGTCTTGAAGGAGCGTCTTTTCGCTCTGAGACTGGCTCAGGGAGCTTTCTAGTTCTTCGAGCTGGGCCCTCAGGCCCGTTTCGCTTTGAGAGAGGACTCTCACTTGGGCGGACGCCTCCTTTAGCTGTTCTTGCACCTCGTTCAAAAAGGAATCCCGtttggctccctcttccttcagccTCGTCAGTTCCTTTCCCGTCCTCTCCTTTTCCGAACAGAAAGCCGAAAGCCTGTCCTTCAACTCCACTATTTCTTGCTCTTTTTCCCGACGTTCTACCTCACGCTCTTCCCGGAACTCTTCGACTTGCTGACTGAGTTTCTCTTCCCAGGTTAATCTGACCTCGGTAAGTTCCCGCTGATGAGTTTCAGCAAGGTTTTCGAGCTGTTCCTTCTGGTTCTTTTCCAGCTTTGACACAGCTTCATTAATCCCAGCTGAGCTCGCATGCGCCATTTCCAACATTTTTGAATTAAACTGTTTTTCTTTTTGACTGAGCTCCAGATGGGTGTTTTCAAGCTCCTTCTTAAGCTTGGCTTCCTGTTCGGACAGTTTCTTCTTGAATGTTTCTTGCATCTCCTTCGCTTTCTGTTTGAGTTTTTCCATCTTTGTTTCTTGATTTTTGAGTTTGCTCTCGTATTCGCCTTGCAACATGCTGATGCTCTCTTCCTTGGCTGATAGTTTTTGTTGGAGATACTCTATCTCCTTGACCTGGAGGGCTTTCATTTGTACGATTTCATTCTCCCTCTCAGCCAACCTTCGTCTTGTCTCTTCTTGTTCTTTGCTAATGTCCTTCGAGCGAGCCTCGTACAGCTCTGTTAGGGAAGCGACTTTCTTATCCATCTCGTCTCTCTGCGTCTCAAGTTGCCGTGTCAATTCCTGAACCTGGATTTTGTACGAGTCTAATTCGGCCCTGCCTTCCTTCTGTTGGAATTTGGTTTCCACCGCCTGGGCTTTCAGTTGACTTTCTTCTGCTTCCATGGCCGACAACTTTGATCGGAGCTCGGCCAGCTGATCTTCATAAGCCTTCAACCATTGGCTCGAATTATCTTGTTGGGACTGGACACCGTCAAGCGCGGCAGACAATCGTTTAACCTCGGCTTTGGCCTCCTTCGAGGATTCCTCTAGCTTTCGCCCTCGTTCTCTCTGCTCAGCTAAATCGTCATCCTTCTCCTTCAGTTGAAGACACAGTTGATTAATTTCATCCTTCAGGGCCTTCTCGACTTTCTGGGAGGATATTTCTCGTTCCTTCATCGCACTGTCCACTTGTTCCTGGTGACGGGCCTTTTCCTCCTGCAGCTTTAACTGCTGCTCTTGTTTAACTGCCTCTGCCTCGCTCTGCAATGAAGAAAGCTCTTGTTCTAGCCTGAGGCGAACTTTTAGGGCTTCGGCTAAGTCGGAAGATAACGCTTCCAGCTCCGTTTGTTTCACGTCAAGTTTTTCTAACATTCTATTGTTCATTTCCTCTATGTGTGCGTGGAAGGCTGTCTCTTTTTCCCTCAAAAGGGCGTCACGTTCTCGTTCATGTTtctccctcagtttctccacaCTGGCCTTGTGCTGTTCTTTCAGGACTCGGAGCTTATCGGTCCACTGATGGGCCAGCTGCTCCCGGAGGTTTTCTAGCTCTGCCTTATGGTTTTCTGCCAGGGCTGTGATTTCCTCATTATGCTGGCTCTTTGCAGCTTCGATCTGCGACGTTAATTCGGCAGATTGATTTTCACTGTTTTGAGAGTACTTTGCCAGGGAACTTTCCAATTCGAGAATTCGCTGTCAAAGAGAAAATAAGCTATTTTAATCGAGGTTCAAATGCACCAAGGGGAATAACTAGGGCTTGCAAAAGTCCCATTGGGTGCTACAATTCACCTCGGTGCTCTCCTGGAGGCGGGAATCGATCCCCTGAGCAGCAATTTGGAGAAGGATGTGAGTTTAGGAGGATGAATCAAGAACACTGCTAAATTTTACAGACAAACCAGAGCAATTGAGCAACCCAAGGTAGCCTCTTTCATGGGAACACCGTGTGACAAAAATGGATCGGCAAGGAAACCTTTTGGGaagcgaggcctggtggaaacggcatgggtctaggagttggaggacctgggttctaatcctggatccaccccttgctgttgtgtgaccttcggtaaatctcttgacttctctgtgcctcagttcccccacctgcaaaatgggcattctatAACtgtcctccttccaatttagactgtcagccccatgtgggacttgatgatcttgaaccttccccagggcctagaatagtgcttaacacatagtaagtacttaacaaataccacagttattgttattcttattatggcAATCATCACCAAAATGACTGTCCTCTATATGTGAACATGACaagctatcagtcagtggtatttattgagtgcttactgtgtgcagagtgctgttctatgcacttgggagagtacaaaacaacgttgggagacatgttccccgccctcgGAGGAGCTTAGCTTCTACAGCGGGAGACGGATATTTCATCCTTAGTCACTGACTGGTCAGGCACAAAATCATCAAGATCCAAATAGCGCCTGTAGTCGTTGGTGAGAATGCAGGGATTTTTCTACTTACAGTTCTATATGTCTCTGCTTCTTGTTGAAGGTTCTGAAGTTTATTCTCACTCTCTGAGATTATAGCTTTTTTCTGCAACTCTAATTCTTCAAGGGCCAAGGATCCTTGCTGTTCCTTTTCTTGAGCTGTTTTTAAATGCTCTATTTGACTCTTCTCCTAAGCAAATAACCAATGAGAAAACAAAATCATCATCTGACTATTAAAACTATACTGGTTATGATATAACTGGCCAAAACTAAGAGACAACCACTCAAGTTGATGCTCCAAAATGGAAAACTACTTCTGCCCAACAAAACGCATGTTGTTTCATGCCTATTTAACTTGTTTACTTATGCACAATTAGGATTTAATAAAACATGACAAATTCCATTTGTCTCTGACAAGCATTTTTACTAACTGCTTCATAATTTGCACTAACttcctgaggagcagcatggcctagtggacagagcatagctctaatcccagctctgctgcctgtctgctgtgaggccttgggcaagtcacttgacttctcagtgcctcagttacctcatctgtaaaattgggattgaaattgtgagccccatttgggacgctgactgtgtccaacctgattagcttgtat
This region includes:
- the GOLGA4 gene encoding golgin subfamily A member 4 isoform X7; the encoded protein is MFKKLKQKISEEQQQPPPTPPPPAQVTLSPSTPSQTRNRTSSLVEQSDEGTPNRENAVTLSSLKAADGVHVNGPSPAQLFSAYQVSQREKKKLQSILGQSQDKALQRIGELREEIQMGQQAKKHLQDEMDASLEEKDQLISVLQTQVSLLKQRLMNGQKIFNSSTSESQNESQTSSTMEESSLRPDLESGNIARDSVDVETLQQRVTRQENLLKRCKELIQSHKERSTLLSNEKEALQEQLQERLQELEKMKELQMAEKTRLITQLRDAKNQIEQLEQDKGMIIAETKRQMHETLELKEEEIVQLRSRIKQITLQGEKLQEQKEKSEKAAFEELEKALSTAQRTEEARKKLKAEMDEQIKAIEKTSEEERVNLHQELSRVKQEVVDIMKKTSEERLSQLQNLHEQELIKKEQDLNEKFRAREKELQEQMKVALEKSQIEHLKTAQEKEQQGSLALEELELQKKAIISESENKLQNLQQEAETYRTRILELESSLAKYSQNSENQSAELTSQIEAAKSQHNEEITALAENHKAELENLREQLAHQWTDKLRVLKEQHKASVEKLREKHERERDALLREKETAFHAHIEEMNNRMLEKLDVKQTELEALSSDLAEALKVRLRLEQELSSLQSEAEAVKQEQQLKLQEEKARHQEQVDSAMKEREISSQKVEKALKDEINQLCLQLKEKDDDLAEQRERGRKLEESSKEAKAEVKRLSAALDGVQSQQDNSSQWLKAYEDQLAELRSKLSAMEAEESQLKAQAVETKFQQKEGRAELDSYKIQVQELTRQLETQRDEMDKKVASLTELYEARSKDISKEQEETRRRLAERENEIVQMKALQVKEIEYLQQKLSAKEESISMLQGEYESKLKNQETKMEKLKQKAKEMQETFKKKLSEQEAKLKKELENTHLELSQKEKQFNSKMLEMAHASSAGINEAVSKLEKNQKEQLENLAETHQRELTEVRLTWEEKLSQQVEEFREEREVERREKEQEIVELKDRLSAFCSEKERTGKELTRLKEEGAKRDSFLNEVQEQLKEASAQVRVLSQSETGLRAQLEELESSLSQSQSEKTLLQDRLAELRGLEDDAKTRVSDLSDELKSSDEKLKALGAACEEYERKLEGKNLEFQKATEELAAQLSACCGKTEAFFHAETEKLLTESNTKIKAVLSRLAVCQSRTSKVKEVLLARVGQVPELEAQLRRVTEEQAAASNTLCQSTKHLQEKESQIINLRADIERLVAENEALREEGGHQQRTASEKEACIVQLRTDLSTHVDAVSAVRGELEEKKSEVASLNRLVSELQLQNRTDLTEKEAALALLSEQHREDRLALLSQVEDLVLKVDTLNREKASALEQVDSWSMQVAEWKGKAQATCAQSEGTVKELEKQLELKTREMDEKDKQISLLKEDLSKQSKQLESLKSEMEEQNQRETQGRDLAAQLASQTARIAELEEQVTKKTAENEHLMEDLKRHNHPQVIEQQEGVHKPQHTQEGKRDRLKGAEEKILRLEKQVDSMEAELEAKQRDFDSMKDSSGKSQEEALKALEERLNVESAAKLADLKKKAEQKIAAIKKQLRSQMEKKEQQYKKETENQLEEMNQKIRESEKEIQTLQEKLKANESSPGFEKVTVPKETKCVKASKGQKETDAPNSDVHIYEEKLHLLQRDLEAKDKLLQKLEREKEEEDMSQRGMHNQRQELFPEIENLEKKQQVESDGLRNELEEWSKKYVLFATQNAKEDGMGNSRAGEQPVVDSLMTIVQKALQEKERNHKFMEQKIKELNDRLVSEKEAHRLEVEEWTWRCEKSQALQKPCDIKMNPPEIVPESTQEIRKTEVELRGMLSSFGEQQKELQSKLEDAEREKQKLQKEKNQLQKDLRALRKVHQQELEMIKKESEKEMEETINALARTEQEDLELKHNSTVKQLMREFNTQLAQKEHEMEATIKETISKAQEVEAELLETHQEETKQLQKRILEKEDDLKRTARKYEDILEAREEEMMAKVVELQNQLEELHKEYQNLHDKGNQSGDDVTIMELQTQLAQKTTLVSDSKLKEQEYREQIHTLEDRLKRYEKNIYVTATVGTPYQDGNLCHTAVTQFGEPTEFEYLRKVMFEYMMGHETKTLAKVITTVLKFPADQAQKVLEREDARPRFASPRSGIF
- the GOLGA4 gene encoding golgin subfamily A member 4 isoform X6, with translation MFKKLKQKISEEQQQPPPTPPPPAQVTLSPSTPSQTRNRTSSLVEQSDEGTPNRELLAGMIAEPAFLSEYTIFALDPSKPAKPPSDHSANAVTLSSLKAADGVHVNGPSPAQLFSAYQVSQREKKKLQSILGQSQDKALQRIGELREEIQMGQQAKKHLQDEMDASLEEKDQLISVLQTQVSLLKQRLMNGQKIFNSSTSESQNESQTSSTMEESSLRPDLESGNIARDSVDVETLQQRVTRQENLLKRCKELIQSHKERSTLLSNEKEALQEQLQERLQELEKMKELQMAEKTRLITQLRDAKNQIEQLEQDKGMIIAETKRQMHETLELKEEEIVQLRSRIKQITLQGEKLQEQKEKSEKAAFEELEKALSTAQRTEEARKKLKAEMDEQIKAIEKTSEEERVNLHQELSRVKQEVVDIMKKTSEERLSQLQNLHEQELIKKEQDLNEKFRAREKELQEQMKVALEKSQIEHLKTAQEKEQQGSLALEELELQKKAIISESENKLQNLQQEAETYRTRILELESSLAKYSQNSENQSAELTSQIEAAKSQHNEEITALAENHKAELENLREQLAHQWTDKLRVLKEQHKASVEKLREKHERERDALLREKETAFHAHIEEMNNRMLEKLDVKQTELEALSSDLAEALKVRLRLEQELSSLQSEAEAVKQEQQLKLQEEKARHQEQVDSAMKEREISSQKVEKALKDEINQLCLQLKEKDDDLAEQRERGRKLEESSKEAKAEVKRLSAALDGVQSQQDNSSQWLKAYEDQLAELRSKLSAMEAEESQLKAQAVETKFQQKEGRAELDSYKIQVQELTRQLETQRDEMDKKVASLTELYEARSKDISKEQEETRRRLAERENEIVQMKALQVKEIEYLQQKLSAKEESISMLQGEYESKLKNQETKMEKLKQKAKEMQETFKKKLSEQEAKLKKELENTHLELSQKEKQFNSKMLEMAHASSAGINEAVSKLEKNQKEQLENLAETHQRELTEVRLTWEEKLSQQVEEFREEREVERREKEQEIVELKDRLSAFCSEKERTGKELTRLKEEGAKRDSFLNEVQEQLKEASAQVRVLSQSETGLRAQLEELESSLSQSQSEKTLLQDRLAELRGLEDDAKTRVSDLSDELKSSDEKLKALGAACEEYERKLEGKNLEFQKATEELAAQLSACCGKTEAFFHAETEKLLTESNTKIKAVLSRLAVCQSRTSKVKEVLLARVGQVPELEAQLRRVTEEQAAASNTLCQSTKHLQEKESQIINLRADIERLVAENEALREEGGHQQRTASEKEACIVQLRTDLSTHVDAVSAVRGELEEKKSEVASLNRLVSELQLQNRTDLTEKEAALALLSEQHREDRLALLSQVEDLVLKVDTLNREKASALEQVDSWSMQVAEWKGKAQATCAQSEGTVKELEKQLELKTREMDEKDKQISLLKEDLSKQSKQLESLKSEMEEQNQRETQGRDLAAQLASQTARIAELEEQVTKKTAENEHLMEDLKRHNHPQVIEQQEGVHKPQHTQEGKRDRLKGAEEKILRLEKQVDSMEAELEAKQRDFDSMKDSSGKSQEEALKALEERLNVESAAKLADLKKKAEQKIAAIKKQLRSQMEKKEQQYKKETENQLEEMNQKIRESEKEIQTLQEKLKANESSPGFEKVTVPKETKCVKASKGQKETDAPNSDVHIYEEKLHLLQRDLEAKDKLLQKLEREKEEEDMSQRGMHNQRQELFPEIENLEKKQQVESDGLRNELEEWSKKYVLFATQNAKEDGMGNSRAGEQPVVDSLMTIVQKALQEKERNHKFMEQKIKELNDRLVSEKEAHRLEVEEWTWRCEKSQALQKPCDIKMNPPEIVPESTQEIRKTEVELRGMLSSFGEQQKELQSKLEDAEREKQKLQKEKNQLQKDLRALRKVHQQELEMIKKESEKEMEETINALARTEQEDLELKHNSTVKQLMREFNTQLAQKEHEMEATIKETISKAQEVEAELLETHQEETKQLQKRILEKEDDLKRTARKYEDILEAREEEMMAKVVELQNQLEELHKEYQNLHDKGNQSGDDVTIMELQTQLAQKTTLVSDSKLKEQEYREQIHTLEDRLKRYEKNIYVTATVGTPYQDGNLCHTAVTQFGEPTEFEYLRKVMFEYMMGHETKTLAKVITTVLKFPADQAQKVLEREDARPRFASPRSGIF